The following proteins are co-located in the Candidatus Ozemobacteraceae bacterium genome:
- a CDS encoding SH3 domain-containing protein, translated as MKQFALAAAFSMSLFHGGAPSFASDAPVPTSFSYTVPAGGFSRTIRIMHVASGTPRLAHMGLHKGGEVIRLELAAWPGDRVQIMINGILKEELPVELALQAPEPPATPAVSSTPIFAPATASISSSLPLASTSETISVVSAVEPPPVPLVASPTQTIAPGKPQRIVSGSGVRLRATPSVSAAEVGKLALGTLVDELEIGAKEEKIGSRSGRWYRVALPDGRDGWIFGAFTIPVSGTDRDAAFMTLANARLDLEKQTPNELLELHQLLRGAIGQASSEASRAGLEFWALLALNRYLRESGRSSVPDAVPAAVSAYADELVYSEPAAMYMCKYNIFWDLYEKCKGLPQADEMAWKAAHQPTPGETEGFYDLMLSRVDDTSGRYLRAQPTGVHVGEALNNINEYLFVAATDETLREPEDIPEEELKQRLSDESRQDALDALARLRAAVEAVTHSDRDALLRRLDGLAERIRGMAK; from the coding sequence ATGAAACAATTTGCCTTGGCCGCCGCGTTCTCGATGTCGCTGTTTCACGGAGGGGCGCCCAGTTTCGCCAGCGACGCCCCGGTACCGACGTCCTTTTCCTATACCGTCCCTGCGGGCGGGTTCTCCCGGACGATCCGGATCATGCACGTCGCCAGCGGCACGCCGCGGCTCGCCCACATGGGCCTTCACAAAGGAGGCGAGGTCATCAGGCTCGAACTGGCGGCATGGCCCGGCGATCGTGTCCAGATCATGATCAACGGCATCCTGAAAGAGGAACTGCCCGTCGAGCTTGCCCTCCAGGCCCCGGAGCCGCCCGCCACGCCGGCGGTTTCGTCAACCCCCATTTTCGCTCCTGCGACAGCCTCGATATCCTCCTCTCTTCCCCTCGCCTCCACATCCGAGACCATTTCGGTCGTTTCCGCGGTCGAGCCGCCCCCGGTCCCTCTTGTTGCATCGCCGACGCAAACCATCGCTCCGGGAAAGCCTCAACGCATCGTTTCCGGTTCCGGCGTCCGTCTCCGCGCAACCCCTTCCGTCTCTGCCGCCGAAGTCGGGAAACTCGCTCTCGGCACCCTGGTCGACGAACTGGAAATCGGCGCGAAGGAAGAAAAGATCGGCTCCCGATCCGGCAGATGGTATCGGGTCGCACTTCCCGACGGCCGTGACGGCTGGATATTCGGCGCGTTCACCATCCCCGTTTCGGGGACCGACCGCGACGCCGCGTTCATGACGCTCGCGAACGCGCGCCTCGATCTCGAGAAACAAACCCCGAACGAACTCCTCGAACTGCACCAGCTCCTTCGCGGCGCGATCGGGCAGGCGTCGTCCGAGGCTTCGCGCGCCGGCCTCGAATTCTGGGCTCTCCTGGCCCTCAATCGATATCTCCGCGAATCCGGCCGTTCTTCCGTTCCAGACGCTGTTCCGGCCGCCGTTTCCGCATACGCCGACGAACTCGTCTACTCCGAGCCGGCCGCCATGTATATGTGCAAATACAATATATTCTGGGACCTTTACGAAAAATGCAAGGGACTTCCCCAGGCCGACGAGATGGCGTGGAAAGCGGCGCATCAGCCGACTCCCGGCGAGACCGAGGGGTTTTACGACCTGATGCTCTCCCGGGTCGACGACACGTCCGGACGGTATCTCCGCGCCCAACCGACGGGCGTCCACGTCGGCGAGGCTCTGAATAATATCAATGAGTATTTATTTGTCGCGGCGACGGACGAGACGCTCCGCGAACCCGAGGACATCCCCGAAGAAGAGCTGAAACAGCGACTATCGGATGAAAGCCGGCAGGACGCCCTCGACGCTCTCGCGAGGCTTCGCGCGGCCGTCGAGGCGGTGACGCATTCCGACAGGGACGCGCTCCTGCGGCGGCTCGACGGGCTCGCCGAACGCATCAGGGGCATGGCCAAGTGA
- a CDS encoding AlpA family phage regulatory protein — translation MLPVSGFLRLRQIIGDRKHGVPGPIPVSPSTWWLGVKTGKFPKPVKLGEKITAWRVEDIRALIEKAGGVSA, via the coding sequence ATGTTACCTGTAAGCGGGTTTTTGCGGCTCCGTCAGATTATCGGAGACCGAAAACATGGCGTCCCGGGTCCGATCCCCGTTTCGCCCTCTACTTGGTGGCTGGGAGTGAAGACCGGCAAGTTTCCCAAGCCCGTCAAGCTGGGCGAAAAAATAACCGCTTGGCGCGTTGAAGACATTCGCGCACTGATCGAAAAAGCCGGCGGGGTGTCGGCATGA
- a CDS encoding diguanylate cyclase — MDFRIIDLAGKTLYTGQLQPDSNGVTIGSSELCGVRIKARGIAVEHVQLQVNRRGEVTIQDLQSPLGTWVDDKRIPPGFLVTIGVGNRVKLSDDIFLVLDESGSGAGNAGLIDESLPVIFPFFLTQNEKSVRRMFDDLRGKIPSQLHPAVRATEVEVAEKVRDLSGILEVSMALNSIFSFQKLLEFTIEMAMKVTGAGRGFIMLFNEELDRLETVVQRQMGAREIARDILATSSLVMQCFRTGKTIVEHEGNEATSTEAKKAIERGIRAVAVTPLRNQNATIGVLYLDSKDPGVVFNEHNQELLKVFAAQASLAIHRARLFYLATTDNLTGMSNQKHFHQRLLEEFCRAQRHKEPLSLVLLDLDHFRDLNERYGESAADQVLKRVGRMFRGGMRVHDLVSRFGGDEFALLLPQTPSDGAMIVAEKLREMIEKTSFRSGKRAMHVTASLGVATLKAGINKPMDLFVAAEQAMNRARETGGNKVLAPAESRRRSAAAGEKSS; from the coding sequence ATGGATTTTCGCATCATCGATCTGGCCGGAAAGACTCTGTACACGGGGCAGCTCCAGCCCGATTCGAACGGCGTCACGATCGGCAGCAGCGAACTGTGTGGCGTGAGAATCAAGGCCCGCGGCATCGCGGTCGAGCATGTCCAGCTTCAGGTGAACCGGCGTGGCGAGGTCACCATCCAGGACCTTCAGAGCCCGCTCGGCACCTGGGTCGATGACAAGCGCATCCCGCCCGGCTTTCTCGTGACGATCGGGGTCGGCAACCGGGTGAAGCTGAGCGACGACATCTTCCTCGTGCTCGACGAAAGCGGGAGCGGTGCGGGAAACGCCGGTCTGATCGACGAGTCGCTGCCGGTGATCTTCCCTTTTTTCCTGACGCAGAACGAAAAGTCCGTCCGGCGCATGTTCGACGATCTCCGGGGTAAAATCCCGTCGCAGCTCCACCCGGCCGTCCGGGCGACCGAGGTCGAGGTGGCCGAGAAGGTGCGCGATCTGTCGGGCATTCTCGAAGTGAGCATGGCCCTCAACTCGATCTTCAGCTTCCAGAAACTGCTCGAGTTCACCATCGAAATGGCGATGAAGGTGACGGGCGCCGGCCGCGGTTTCATCATGCTGTTCAACGAAGAATTGGACCGCCTGGAAACGGTCGTTCAGCGCCAGATGGGCGCTCGTGAAATAGCTCGTGATATCCTTGCGACCTCCTCGCTCGTCATGCAGTGCTTTCGCACCGGCAAGACGATCGTCGAGCACGAGGGCAACGAAGCGACCTCGACCGAGGCCAAGAAGGCGATCGAGCGCGGCATCCGGGCCGTCGCCGTCACTCCGCTACGCAATCAGAATGCCACGATAGGGGTTCTCTATCTCGACTCGAAGGATCCCGGCGTCGTGTTCAACGAGCACAACCAGGAATTGCTGAAGGTATTCGCGGCCCAGGCCTCGCTCGCGATCCATCGCGCGCGGCTGTTCTACCTGGCGACGACGGACAATCTCACCGGCATGTCGAACCAGAAGCATTTTCACCAGCGACTCCTGGAAGAGTTCTGCCGGGCCCAGCGCCACAAGGAGCCGCTCTCGCTCGTGCTCCTCGATCTCGACCATTTCCGGGACCTGAACGAACGGTACGGGGAATCGGCCGCCGACCAGGTGCTCAAGCGCGTCGGGAGGATGTTCCGCGGCGGCATGCGCGTCCACGACCTCGTGTCTCGATTCGGCGGCGACGAGTTCGCCCTGCTGCTTCCGCAGACCCCGTCGGACGGGGCCATGATCGTCGCCGAGAAGTTGCGGGAAATGATCGAGAAGACGTCGTTCCGGTCCGGCAAGCGCGCCATGCACGTGACGGCGAGCCTGGGCGTCGCAACGTTGAAAGCCGGCATCAACAAGCCGATGGACCTGTTCGTCGCCGCCGAGCAGGCGATGAACCGTGCCCGCGAGACAGGCGGAAACAAGGTTCTGGCGCCGGCGGAGTCGCGGCGGCGGTCGGCAGCCGCCGGTGAGAAATCCTCATGA
- a CDS encoding radical SAM protein: MGDPIRPPAEAGSVILQATTGCPHNRCAFCAAYRGVGFRVRGPDEFEAHARLIAALEGNGGARVFLADGDTMRLPTARLLELVEIAKRVFPDARRFSLYAGARGILAKSGVELARLKEAGFNTLYLGLESGSEEILRNMEKDATAAEMTEAVVSAQNAGLRVSVMALLGLGGTTHSKEHAEATAAVLNRMQPRLLSFLTLIPVPGTPLWARIESGSFALPDARGMLCELRNLVAGLELNRTVFTANHASSYLPLEGALPRDRDRLLAELDAAIAGSRRLVPEVWRGL, encoded by the coding sequence GTGGGTGATCCGATCCGGCCGCCGGCCGAGGCGGGGAGCGTCATTCTGCAGGCGACGACCGGGTGCCCGCACAACCGGTGTGCATTCTGCGCGGCCTACCGAGGCGTCGGATTCCGCGTCCGCGGTCCCGACGAGTTCGAGGCCCACGCCCGGCTGATCGCGGCGCTCGAGGGAAACGGCGGGGCGCGGGTATTTCTCGCCGACGGTGACACGATGCGCCTTCCGACCGCCCGACTGCTCGAGCTGGTCGAGATCGCGAAGCGCGTGTTCCCCGATGCGCGCCGGTTTTCGCTCTACGCGGGCGCCCGCGGAATCCTGGCAAAAAGCGGGGTGGAGCTCGCGCGGCTCAAGGAGGCTGGGTTCAACACCCTGTATCTCGGCCTCGAGAGCGGTTCCGAAGAAATTCTGAGAAACATGGAAAAAGACGCGACCGCGGCTGAGATGACGGAGGCCGTCGTCTCGGCCCAGAACGCGGGCCTGCGTGTGTCTGTCATGGCCCTGCTCGGCCTGGGCGGAACGACGCACTCGAAGGAGCACGCGGAGGCCACGGCAGCCGTCCTCAACCGCATGCAGCCGCGCCTGCTGAGCTTCCTCACGCTGATCCCCGTTCCCGGCACGCCTCTCTGGGCGCGCATCGAATCAGGTTCGTTCGCCCTCCCCGATGCGCGGGGCATGCTGTGCGAACTCCGGAACCTGGTCGCCGGCCTGGAATTGAACCGCACGGTGTTCACGGCGAACCACGCCTCGTCGTATCTCCCCCTCGAAGGCGCCCTGCCGCGCGACCGCGACCGGCTGCTCGCCGAGCTCGACGCCGCGATCGCCGGTTCCCGCCGCCTCGTGCCGGAAGTCTGGCGGGGGCTTTGA
- a CDS encoding AAA family ATPase, producing the protein MTDARLVPFTNVLTASLPRWFQSALDTAASECKRRGHTCLDLPHLLLGILRDCPQLIQAKISADQRGKLEDSLLKGLEKESAKFSPDVSGVSLPEPLAAAIRAYDVGGMGNAGGDFLTVLEAHLPGQLDFWLAREPGSTAVPPTARVEGKLPQEDTHTPAKPAPEQPATEKASEKPEAEPPAAGPAIIRPPYTVIWDDAFLNDAPEELPGRELEVQSLAIELSRRTPSGIIILGPPKSGKTTLVRSFARMVRKGCWKPLEGFTFYGLDMPTLVSGIPAGTISHADFIETITKVAQNPRAILVVDPAHILFGLGGPGGFHDLLSDFRGVLLHRTLRVLFVMAPKFQKEIIEDNLVLTPLHRISLGFLSGQALSRTVEIGLQNIGRTYRKTVPAALGGKALELHGDMGRAQVCVGDVLKTVETSCILAEFAGRPDVSPDDLILAYQREQKAPDVSAQERLANLEEELARRVKGQSEAIRAVAPRIRMTRLQLDRNPNRPDGVFLFLGPSGVGKTELAKAITLSLYNDLTRLIRLDMSEFMSEHEYSKLIGAPPGYVGHGEDGHLTGPVARLGHGVILLDEIEKAHPAILKMFLQVFDEGFLTDGRGRRVDFSRCVMIMTSNLGRELYAEGKPKLGFLKPSDGEGAPASIETLNYLLKILPSEFINRIDKIVPFQPLSKEHLAEIARKMLDEETERWLKRGYTLTFGDEIIPLLIDSGYDPRLGARHLTRNFEGMITQLLSEAACREDWVKFHSLRIAAEKGTVQLFKG; encoded by the coding sequence ATGACTGACGCCAGGCTGGTTCCCTTCACGAATGTCCTGACCGCCTCGCTTCCGCGGTGGTTCCAGAGCGCGCTCGATACAGCCGCCTCCGAGTGCAAGCGCCGCGGCCACACATGTCTCGACCTGCCGCACCTCCTCCTGGGAATTCTTCGCGATTGCCCCCAGCTGATCCAGGCAAAGATTTCCGCCGACCAGCGGGGGAAACTCGAGGACTCTCTTCTGAAAGGCCTGGAAAAAGAGTCGGCGAAGTTTTCCCCCGACGTGAGCGGCGTTTCCCTGCCGGAACCGCTGGCAGCGGCCATCCGGGCGTATGACGTCGGCGGCATGGGCAATGCGGGAGGTGATTTCCTCACTGTCCTGGAAGCCCATCTTCCCGGACAACTCGATTTCTGGCTTGCCCGGGAGCCTGGGTCGACCGCCGTTCCGCCGACTGCACGCGTGGAAGGGAAGCTGCCGCAGGAGGATACCCACACGCCGGCGAAACCGGCGCCCGAGCAGCCGGCCACGGAGAAAGCCAGCGAAAAACCTGAGGCAGAGCCACCGGCCGCGGGGCCGGCCATCATCAGGCCGCCCTATACCGTGATCTGGGACGACGCATTCCTGAATGATGCTCCGGAAGAACTGCCGGGCCGGGAACTCGAAGTCCAGAGCCTGGCCATCGAACTGTCACGGAGGACCCCGTCGGGGATCATCATCCTCGGCCCGCCGAAGAGCGGCAAGACGACCCTCGTCCGGTCGTTCGCCCGCATGGTCCGCAAGGGGTGCTGGAAGCCGCTGGAAGGATTCACGTTCTATGGCCTCGACATGCCGACCCTGGTCTCAGGCATCCCCGCCGGAACCATATCCCACGCCGATTTCATCGAAACCATCACGAAGGTCGCCCAAAATCCGCGGGCGATTCTCGTCGTCGACCCCGCCCACATCCTGTTCGGCCTCGGTGGCCCCGGCGGGTTCCACGACCTGTTGTCCGACTTCCGCGGCGTCCTCCTCCATCGGACGCTTCGCGTCCTGTTCGTCATGGCGCCGAAATTCCAGAAGGAAATCATCGAGGACAATCTCGTGCTGACGCCCCTGCACAGGATATCCCTCGGTTTCCTGAGTGGCCAGGCCCTTTCCCGAACGGTCGAGATCGGCCTGCAGAACATCGGAAGGACCTACCGGAAGACCGTTCCGGCCGCCCTTGGTGGCAAGGCCCTCGAACTTCACGGCGACATGGGCCGCGCGCAGGTTTGCGTGGGAGACGTCCTGAAGACCGTCGAGACATCCTGCATCCTGGCTGAATTCGCCGGCCGGCCTGATGTTTCCCCGGACGACCTGATCCTGGCATATCAGCGTGAGCAGAAGGCCCCTGACGTTTCCGCGCAGGAACGGCTCGCCAACCTCGAGGAGGAACTGGCGCGACGGGTGAAGGGCCAGTCCGAGGCCATCCGCGCCGTTGCCCCGCGCATCCGCATGACCCGTCTGCAGCTCGACCGCAATCCCAACCGTCCGGACGGCGTTTTTCTCTTCCTCGGTCCGTCCGGGGTCGGCAAGACCGAACTCGCCAAGGCGATCACCCTTTCCCTGTACAACGATCTGACGCGGTTGATCCGGCTGGACATGTCCGAGTTCATGAGCGAGCACGAGTACAGCAAGCTGATCGGCGCCCCGCCCGGGTACGTCGGGCATGGCGAAGACGGCCATCTGACCGGTCCCGTCGCCCGTCTCGGGCATGGCGTCATTCTTCTCGACGAGATCGAGAAGGCGCACCCGGCCATTCTCAAGATGTTCCTTCAGGTGTTCGACGAGGGGTTCCTGACCGACGGGCGCGGCCGCCGGGTCGATTTCAGCCGGTGCGTCATGATCATGACCTCGAACCTTGGCCGCGAGCTGTATGCAGAAGGCAAGCCGAAGCTCGGGTTCCTCAAACCGTCAGACGGCGAAGGCGCGCCGGCTTCCATCGAGACGCTGAACTACCTGCTGAAGATCCTGCCGAGCGAGTTCATCAACCGGATCGACAAGATCGTCCCCTTCCAGCCGCTGTCGAAAGAGCACCTCGCCGAGATCGCCAGAAAAATGCTGGACGAGGAGACCGAGCGCTGGCTGAAGAGGGGATACACGCTCACGTTCGGCGACGAGATCATCCCCCTGCTGATCGACAGCGGATATGATCCGCGCCTGGGGGCCCGCCACCTGACGCGGAATTTCGAGGGCATGATCACCCAGCTCCTCTCGGAAGCCGCCTGCCGGGAAGACTGGGTGAAATTCCATTCCCTGCGGATCGCCGCGGAGAAGGGGACCGTTCAGCTTTTCAAGGGCTGA
- a CDS encoding integrase arm-type DNA-binding domain-containing protein, which yields MSLSDTQIRSVKASAKTQKLFDGGGLFLQVTPAGGKWWRLKYRFAGKERLLSLGTYPDTGLKDARERRDAAKKLLEAGVDPGAERKAVKATATENATNSFEAVTREWFAKFSANLAPSHSLRIMQRFERDIFPWIGGKPIAELATQPRDILQVLRRIEERGAIETAHRARSNCSQVFRYAIQTGRADRDPCADLRGAIPPANKEHLAAVTDPDKVGDLLRLMDGYHGDLIVRCALKLAPLVFVRPGELRNAQWADIDLETAEWKFLVTKTKTPHVVPLSRQAVEILRELHPLTGAGRYVFPSARSAERAMSDNAVLAAMRRMNIPKAEMCGHGFRAMARTLLDEVLHFPVDIIEHQLAHTVRDPLGRAYNRTQFIDDRRRMMQEWADYLDGLKNENVRPGRVA from the coding sequence ATGTCATTATCAGACACGCAGATACGTTCTGTGAAAGCCTCTGCCAAGACTCAGAAACTTTTCGACGGTGGCGGGCTGTTCCTTCAAGTTACCCCCGCCGGGGGTAAGTGGTGGCGTCTCAAGTATCGTTTCGCCGGCAAGGAACGGCTTCTCTCCCTGGGGACTTACCCCGACACCGGCCTGAAAGACGCACGGGAACGCCGTGACGCGGCCAAGAAACTACTCGAGGCCGGCGTCGATCCAGGCGCCGAACGGAAGGCGGTGAAGGCGACCGCGACCGAGAACGCGACGAATAGCTTCGAGGCCGTGACCCGGGAATGGTTCGCCAAGTTTTCCGCGAACTTGGCACCGAGTCATTCCCTTCGGATCATGCAGCGCTTCGAGCGGGATATCTTCCCGTGGATCGGTGGGAAGCCCATCGCCGAACTCGCCACGCAGCCCCGCGATATTCTCCAAGTGCTGCGCCGGATCGAGGAACGCGGCGCGATCGAGACAGCCCATCGTGCACGGTCGAATTGCAGTCAGGTTTTCCGGTATGCCATCCAGACGGGGCGGGCCGATCGTGACCCTTGCGCCGATCTTCGGGGCGCCATTCCGCCGGCGAACAAAGAACACCTTGCAGCCGTGACCGACCCCGACAAGGTGGGTGATCTGCTGCGGCTCATGGACGGATACCATGGTGATCTGATCGTCCGTTGTGCCTTGAAGCTTGCCCCTCTCGTCTTCGTTCGCCCTGGGGAACTGCGGAATGCACAATGGGCCGATATCGACCTCGAAACGGCGGAATGGAAGTTCCTCGTCACGAAGACGAAAACCCCACACGTCGTGCCGCTGTCGCGTCAGGCCGTCGAGATCCTGCGGGAGCTGCACCCCCTGACCGGCGCCGGGCGGTATGTATTCCCGAGCGCTCGATCGGCGGAGCGGGCCATGAGCGATAACGCCGTTCTCGCAGCGATGCGCCGGATGAACATCCCGAAGGCTGAAATGTGCGGGCATGGCTTCCGGGCCATGGCTCGAACGCTGCTTGACGAGGTTCTCCATTTCCCCGTGGACATTATCGAGCATCAGCTTGCCCATACCGTCCGTGATCCCCTGGGGCGGGCATACAACCGGACCCAGTTCATCGACGACCGCCGGCGGATGATGCAGGAATGGGCCGATTATCTCGACGGCCTAAAAAACGAGAACGTCCGACCCGGCCGGGTGGCGTGA
- a CDS encoding YbjN domain-containing protein: MSELTPEQEAKIIGDSVAKVERYLRKGGPFEILEENFYRVRSGSAQVLISVNLLGNGKPFVRLLSHVLRDVNKAGNEAMFEEFSSLNNEWVFGKIYWLEQEKTPGTGCIMVEHNLLAEFLDFEELAAAIGCLCYVADEIDDKLKAKYGGKRFIDA; encoded by the coding sequence ATGTCTGAACTTACCCCTGAACAGGAAGCGAAAATCATCGGTGACAGCGTCGCCAAGGTCGAGCGGTATCTCCGGAAAGGCGGCCCCTTCGAGATCCTCGAGGAAAACTTTTATCGTGTTCGCAGCGGGTCTGCGCAGGTTCTCATCTCGGTGAATCTCCTCGGGAACGGCAAGCCTTTCGTCCGTCTCCTGTCCCACGTTCTTCGCGACGTGAACAAAGCCGGCAACGAGGCGATGTTCGAGGAGTTCTCCAGTCTCAACAACGAATGGGTTTTCGGAAAGATCTACTGGCTGGAGCAGGAGAAAACCCCGGGAACAGGCTGCATCATGGTCGAGCACAACCTTTTGGCCGAGTTCCTCGACTTCGAGGAGCTGGCTGCCGCGATCGGGTGCCTGTGCTACGTCGCCGACGAGATCGACGACAAACTCAAGGCAAAATACGGCGGCAAGCGATTCATCGACGCGTAA
- the lexA gene encoding transcriptional repressor LexA produces MSPDPLTPKQQAVLQFVRSFFASHGYAPTIAEICAGLHLSSSATVHKHLRMLVEKGHLDALPRRSRGLQVKAPAASVRGIDVPLLGTVTAGRPIEMSDWNETITLPECMIGRGETFVLRVRGESMIDEAIRDGDLVVVEKRDTAPNGEMVIACLDHEQVTLKRLYHEGRRVRLQPSNPAMPPIVVEGCDVTIKGVVIGILRRYRPM; encoded by the coding sequence ATGTCACCTGATCCGCTGACACCGAAACAGCAGGCCGTGTTGCAGTTCGTTCGCTCGTTTTTCGCCTCGCACGGGTATGCCCCCACCATCGCCGAAATCTGCGCCGGGCTGCATCTGTCGTCATCGGCGACGGTGCACAAGCATCTGCGCATGCTCGTCGAAAAAGGGCATCTCGACGCCCTTCCGCGGCGGTCCCGGGGCCTGCAGGTGAAGGCGCCGGCGGCTTCGGTGCGCGGGATCGACGTGCCGCTTCTGGGAACGGTCACCGCCGGCCGGCCGATCGAGATGTCCGACTGGAACGAGACGATCACGCTGCCCGAGTGCATGATCGGCCGGGGCGAGACGTTCGTCCTGCGGGTTCGGGGCGAGTCGATGATCGACGAGGCAATCCGGGACGGAGACCTCGTCGTTGTAGAGAAGCGTGACACGGCTCCGAACGGTGAGATGGTCATCGCGTGCCTCGACCACGAGCAGGTGACGCTCAAGCGGCTGTATCACGAAGGGCGCCGGGTTCGGCTCCAGCCGTCGAACCCGGCGATGCCGCCGATCGTCGTCGAGGGATGCGACGTCACGATCAAGGGCGTCGTGATCGGTATCCTGCGGCGTTACCGGCCGATGTGA